In one window of Macadamia integrifolia cultivar HAES 741 chromosome 2, SCU_Mint_v3, whole genome shotgun sequence DNA:
- the LOC122059592 gene encoding very-long-chain enoyl-CoA reductase-like, which produces MIWFWLQSILFPHPSIFIRTMSAIAFISLAYCGYSEVRGKHLQYSKFWNVNPQKKKTILKEVTVSGRTGMLILYTPAFLAGISSFAIFPDQGLRFILVATALSIHFFKRDLEVLFVHKYSGRMVLDSVIPITLSYFISTASLIYAQHLTQGIPEPAVDLKYVGVALFLVGIGGNFYHHFILSRLRGKDDHGYKIPKGVMFNLVICPHYLFEILGFVGISFISQTVYSFSFLMGTIMYLMGRSYATRKWYLSKFENFPKEVKCLIPFLF; this is translated from the exons atgatttggttttggttgcaGAGTATCTTGTTTCCACATCCATCAATCTTCATTCGAACCATGTCCGCCATCGCCTTTATATCGCTAGCTTACTGTGGTTACTCCGAGGTAAGAGGCAAACACTTACAATACTCCAAGTTCTGGAACGTAAATccacagaagaagaagacaatacTGAAGGAGGTTACAGTCTCCGGCAGAACCGGAATGCTTATCTTGTATACTCCGGCCTTCCTAGCTGGTATTTCCTCTTTTGCCATTTTCCCAGATCAGGGTCTCAGGTTTATACTTGTTGCTACAGCTCTCTCCATCCATTTCTTCAAGAGGGACTTAGAG GTGTTGTTTGTTCACAAATATAGTGGAAGAATGGTTCTTGATTCAGTCATTCCAATCACCCTCAGCTATTTCATCAGCACAGCAAGCTTGATCTATGCCCAACATTTGACACAAGGAATCCCTGAACCAGCAGTTGATCTGAAATATGTAGGGGTTGCTCTGTTTTTAGTTGGAATTGGGGGAAACTTTTACCACCATTTTATCCTTTCAAGATTAAGGGGGAAAGATGATCATGGGTATAAGATCCCCAAGGGAGTTATGTTCAATCTAGTGATTTGTCCACACTatctttttgaaattttaggtTTTGTAGGAATCTCCTTCATCTCCCAGACTGTGTATTCATTTTCATTCCTTATGGGTACCATTATGTACTTGATGGGTAGGAGTTATGCTACCAGAAAATGGTACCTCTCCAAATTTGAGAATTTCCCAAAAGAAGTCAAGTGTTtgatcccctttcttttctaa